In one Musa acuminata AAA Group cultivar baxijiao chromosome BXJ2-5, Cavendish_Baxijiao_AAA, whole genome shotgun sequence genomic region, the following are encoded:
- the LOC103985324 gene encoding uncharacterized protein LOC103985324 — MTNMKVVVVAAQASDLGIMATSTIPDDGASSSPEEVLDHPFNMYSRCTSAPASSASAGSTYAHLSHLICPSPSESPATFGVPFNWEEKPGTPKCEFSFRNDNRCSEFDFDLGFRGNQYEQPAVAATDEVFENKIILPLKPPPRLYFQSVDHGGGATSQRPPRPPRTRRLWSFRHQSKRSDDDEEEEDPFTVAMVEATRESSGKDKDPISFLAKGVMRRKWRLRALLPLRCASNKHPAKYTLLSSSSSSSSATSNQKVGAMETRNEGFGSTQSHDPVHKTHCTAEGEASKELKKKSCKDLLDFIGFNAGGRKYCLGGGRQ, encoded by the coding sequence ATGACGAATATGAAGGTGGTGGTGGTAGCCGCCCAAGCCTCGGACTTGGGCATTATGGCCACCAGTACCATCCCTGACGACGGTGCTTCATCGAGCCCGGAGGAGGTTCTCGACCACCCCTTCAACATGTACTCCCGCTGCACCAGTGCGCCCGCCAGCTCGGCTTCCGCCGGTTCCACCTATGCACACTTAAGCCACCTCATCTGTCCTTCTCCCTCGGAATCCCCTGCCACCTTCGGTGTCCCTTTCAATTGGGAGGAGAAGCCTGGCACTCCCAAGTGTGAATTTAGCTTCAGAAATGATAACCGCTGCAGCGAGTTCGACTTTGACTTGGGTTTCAGAGGAAATCAGTACGAACAGCCGGCGGTAGCTGCAACTGATGAGGTATTTGAGAATAAAATAATTCTGCCATTGAAGCCTCCTCCTCGCCTATACTTCCAAAGCGTGGACCACGGAGGCGGCGCCACCTCTCAGCGGCCTCCGAGGCCCCCTAGAACGAGAAGGTTATGGTCTTTTCGCCACCAGAGCAAACGTAgcgacgacgacgaagaagaagaagatccctTCACGGTTGCGATGGTGGAGGCAACAAGAGAGAGTTCAGGGAAGGACAAGGATCCTATTTCTTTCCTAGCCAAGGGCGTTATGCGTCGCAAGTGGCGGTTGAGGGCGCTGCTCCCTCTCCGGTGTGCGTCAAACAAGCATCCGGCCAAGTACACcctgttatcatcatcatcatcatcatcatcagcaacGTCCAACCAAAAAGTAGGCGCTATGGAGACGAGAAATGAAGGCTTCGGATCGACTCAAAGCCATGATCCTGTGCATAAGACGCACTGCACCGCAGAAGGGGAAGCGTcgaaggaattgaagaagaaatcttgCAAGGACTTGCTCGACTTCATTGGATTCAATGCAGGTGGCCGTAAATACTGCTTGGGTGGTGGTCGTCAATGA